A window of Gudongella oleilytica genomic DNA:
TTGAAATTTACTGGTAAGATATGAAGTATAAAGCGGGCTTACAAAAATAGCAAGACCAAAAGCGGTTCTTAGTATTCCTGCAGCCATTCCTCTTCTCCTGTAGTCAACAAACTCAGATATATAAGACATCGTGGTACCGCTCAGTGAGAAGTAGCCCAAACCGATCAAGATCCTGCCCAGTGCGAATGATAAAGCTGTGCTTGAATAAGCGCTTAGAAGGCTTCCAGCGAGGAATAGAACCAAAGCATAGGATATGAGTCTTTTGCTTCCATACCTGTCAGCCCATACTCCGAGCAGAGGCACCAATAAGCCTACTGCTGAATATCCCAGGTTAAAGTATATTACCTGACTGTCTCTGATATTGAAGTATTCTGCGAGAAAAGGAGCTAACGGACCTATGAAGTTCATCTCCATGGCTATTATAAATTGGATAATAAATGTGGTCGTAAATATCAGTCCCTGCTTCATGTTCCCTCCTGTTATTATATATTTTACCAGTGACATCCGGTATTTAATAATATTCGTGTGCCTAAATAAGTTTCTGGTCAATACATATTACCATAATTTATAGTGATTTTAAAGTAAGGTAATTTCCAGTTAAAGACTTTATATCAAACTGATACCTTTTGTAAACCTTATGTAACCATATATTAATACATTTGTAACTCAAGCCAACTCAGGGTATAATAATATAAAATAAGAACAGTATATGGAGGTGAGGACTATGCTTAAAAGGCTACTGGTTTTGACATTATCGATTATCTCGATTGCAGCCTTGATGTGGGCGAGTCCAAACCTTTACAGTCTTCTGGGCGACAATTCCAGTGCAGCTGAGGCGTACGACAGCAGGAGATTTATTGGATATGCTTTGAAGGAGGACCATGTAAGAGCATCTATAGATGAAATATTGCGGGAATCGAGGAGAAATCAGGCTAAGAAAGAGCAGCAGGAAATGATAGGAAGCTATTTAAGGGACCTTGTCGCAATCTATGAGGAGAAGGCCATTGAGGAAATTGTGGTGGAGGAGGATAGGTTTCCTGCTCCTATAGAAGGGAAGGTGGCTTACCTAACCTTTGATGACGGACCTTCACCAACTATTACACCTCAGATCCTTAAGATTCTTGAAGAATATGATATCAAGGCTACCTTTTTCGTGGTGGGCAGTATGACTGACAAATTTCCTGATGTGCTGGAAATGGTTTGGGCTGGAGGACACCTGATTGGAAATCACACTTATTCCCACGTATATGACTATATATACAGAAATACCGCCAATTTTCTAAATGACCTCGAAAAGGCGGATATGACGTTAAAAAGAATACTTGGTGAGGATTTTTGTACGGATATAATGAGATTTCCTGGAGGAACTCATGCACCATATAAAAGACAATTCGTTAAAGCTGCCGAGGAAGCAGGATACAAATGGTATGACTGGAATACGGTAAATGGTGATTCTGAGTTGAAGTATCCATCAAAGGACTATATTATGGGCAGATTTCTAAAAACCTATGGTAAAAGGGACGTTATTGTTATTTTGATGCATGATGCTGAGGGAAAACAGCAGACGGTGGATACCTTGCCCATGATAATTGAACACCTTAAACTTGAGGGCTACAGTTTCAATACACTGGATAACTATAATCATTGAACAGGGGTGGAATGATGGAAAGGTCAGTAATGATAGTTGAGGATGAAGAGTCCATAAGAAAGTTTGTCAAAATAAACCTGGACAGAGCCGGATATAAGGTTCTGGAAGCAAGCAGCGGCGAAGAGGGCATAGAGATTGCTTCAAGAGAAAAGCTTGATATCGTTGTACTGGATGTAATGCTTCCAGGCATAGACGGGTTTGAAGTATGTAAAAAATTAAGAGCAGATCATCCTCACCTTGGAATAATTATGCTTACTGCAAAGAGCCAGGATATAGACAAAATAATGGGTCTGGAATACGGTACTGACGATTATATGACAAAGCCCTTCAATCCGACTGAACTTGTTTTAAGGCTAAAATCCCTTGAGAGAAGGCTGGAACCTGAAAAGGAAGGAAACAGTTTAACAATGGAGTTTAAGCCCTTCCGAATAGATGTTTATTCAAGACAATTTTATAAGAATGACCTGGAGATCGAGTTGACCCCTACTGAATTCTCGATTGCTAAGCTATTTATTGAGAATCCAGGAAAAGCATTTAAACGAGATGAGATACTGAACCATGTGTGGGGTGTAGATTTCGTAGGAGATTCAAAGATTGTCGATGTAAATATCAGAAGACTCAGGTCCAAAATAGAGGAGGACTCCAGCCAACCCTCATTCATTGAGACAGTCTGGGGAGTGGGGTACAGGTGGAAGTCGAAGGACTAGGAGAAAGATATGAAAAGAAGCATCAAATCAAGACTGATAAGAAGCTTCATGCTTATCATTCTCGTAACAGTGGTATTTCTTGAGGTACTTCTTATAAATGGAATAAAAACTCATTATTATAACAATGTAGAGGATATTCTGACAAGTCAGATCGAATTCTCTACAACTTTTTATGCCCGCTATTTTGCGAACAGAAATCTTGAAGAAATACTCATTGATGACATAGACTTATTCTGGCAGCATACTACGGCTCAGGTACAGATATTGAATACTTCGGGTGAAGTAGTTCTGGATTCACTTGGCATACCGGGTACTGAACCTCTTCAGACCATTGACATTAAAGATGCTCTGGAAAAGGGGAAGGGAGTATGGACAGGGAGTGTCTCATATTCCGACGAGCCCGTCATGGCTGTTTCCATGCCGTTGCAATACAGGAATGAAACTGTAGGGCTGATACGTTTTATATCGAGTCTCGAGGCAACAAACAACGTTATTAAGGATATTTCAAGGTTCCTGCTGATACTTGGTATCGTCGTAGTAGGGGTATCTGGTCTTATTAGCGTATTCATCGCTAACTCAATAACCAAACCGCTGAAGGAGGTAACTGAGGTAGCTGAAAAGATGGCTGACGGTCAGTTCAAGGTGAGAAGCCAGGTGAGAGTGAATGATGAAATAGGTCGACTATCGCATACATTGAATTACATGGCTGAAGAAATTGTAAGGAAGGAAACTCTTAAGAATGATTTTATCTCCTCGATCTCCCATGAACTGAGAACGCCCCTGACATCGATCAAGGGATGGGCAATTACGCTGAAATCAGGTGATGAACCTGATAAGGAGCTTCTCGAAGATGGCCTGGAAATAATCGAAACTGAAAGCGACAGGTTATCACAAATGGTCGAAGAACTGCTTGATTTCTCTCGATTCACTTCAGGCAGGATAACTCTCTCGAAGGATACAGTAGATATCAAAGAAACTGTTAAAATGGTTGTATACCAAATGATGCCAAGAGCAATAAACAACAACATCAATTTCGAGGTGGATATTGAAGGTTCAATACCTGCAATAATTGGGGATGAGAATCGAATAAAGCAGGTTTTGATCAATATTTTAGACAATGCATTCAAATTCACAGGAGAGGGAGATGTTTCACTAAAGGCTTATGAGGATAACAGCCATATTAGGATCGAGATAGAGGACAATGGGTCTGGTATCCCTAATGAGGAACTTCCCTATGTAAAGGATAAGTTTTATAAGGGGAAAAACAGCAATTCGCACAGTGGAATAGGTCTATCGATTTGCGATGAGATCATGCAGCTTCATGAGGGGATCTTCGATATCGAGTCTGAGCCTAATAAAGGAACAAAGGTAATTTTAGGCTTTCCTAAGGAGGTGAGAAGCCAGTGAAGCTTGTAAAACTGCTTATGCTATTGATATCAGCAATACTGCTAACATCCTGCGTCGACTCCCGAGGGCAGGTACAGGACCTTATCGTTGCTCCAGATGCAAATGTATCTGCCATAGAGGGTAAGTGGGAAGTAACTTCATTACTTTATAGACTGGGCAGCAGTATAATTGATGAGGAATCGGATTATATAGGCAAAGAGGCTTTATTCCATACTGACGCAGTAGTCCTGGGAAGTGAGTACACAAAGGAGCCTTCATATAAAATTAAAAGAGTGAAGACATCCGACTATCTGATATATAAATATAAGACCAGTCCTTTGTCACTTGGACTCCAGAATGAATATATTAATGTCATCACAGTGCTAAACCAAGAGCAGTATTTCTGTGAGCTTCTGCAGCTGGATGATAAGACCGCCTTCATATACAGGGAGGACGGCTTTTATAAGCTGGAGCGCAAGGTTGCCAAAGTAAGTCTCGAGGAGGTATTGAGATATATAGACGTTGAAGAGAGCGTACAGCAAAGCTTTGGGAGTATAGAGCCTGAAAATCTCAACTCAGGGGTTTTACTTGGCTTTAAGGTTCAATCCTTTGATGAAGATAATGAGCTTCCTCGATGGGAATATTATACCTACTGGATCCAGATGAAGAACGGGGAGCTGGGGGAGATTTACAGGATGGATCATTTACTCCTGCCGAGAAAGAATGGATTTTGGATAGTTGAACAGGAAAGGATTACTGAGAACAATATAGTCTACGACGAGATACATGCTACTCCTCTTTTTAATCTTCAAAATCAGGATAAGTTCATGGAGGATCTGGCCTTCAACTTCGATGAAAAAATAAATACATTTGGAGCAGCTCTTGATAAAGTAGAGCCATCGATTCTCAAAAACATTGTATTTGTAGGCAACGATTATATCTCTGTAGAGAGTATAGACAGAGACAGAGGGGACCGAAGGACCCTCCAGACCTATGCAGTTGATAATCTGGAAGATAAAAAGCCGATAAAGCTTTCCGATTTGATTGGAGAAACGGCCATCAATTTATTTAATGAAGGCGCCAGGTCAGTAATAACCATAGACGATCAGGTGTTTCCAAATGAGGAAAACTTTACATTGACTAGGAGAAATGGGTATTGGACACTAAAGGGAAGGATAAATTTCAAGGATAAGGATGAGGAGCTGTTTAGAGAGTTCAATATTAAGGCAATTCCTCCGAGAGAAATGGTTAGCTATGATGAGTTATCAATACCGTTTGATGCAGTGAGGTTGGCGATCCCTGATGTGCAGGATATCTTTTCTTCTCCTAACAATGATTTTCTGGTTGTAATTACAAGCTCTAATATTGTAATATATTCGATAGAGGGGTATGACATCAATAAAGTACCTCTTGCCAGAGTCGAGCTGCCTTCGGATTCTACGGTAGTAATGTCCGAATGGTCGACTGACAGGTACCCGGATATTTGGAAGAATGAGATGCTGAAGCACGGGGCAATAGAAGTCGAACAGAATTAGAGTTGGTTCATCATAAAGGGGCTGTTGAAGTGGATAAGGTCACAACAATAATAAATACATTAAAAAGAGTAATAATGGAGCTTGCAGAATACTTCGACAATGCGAGCCTGATGATGTGGGTTACAGCTGGTGTTATGACACTAACTCTTGTGACATATTTCTTATTTAAGAAAATCAGGATACTGAAATACCTGCCTGGATTTGTAGTATTGTTAATAGGTCTTTATAATCTGAATTCCGTTCTCGATGTACTTACCGCTGAGAGCAGTCTTCCCGTGCTGCTTCTGGCTGTAATTGGAGTAGTAGCCGGGCTCGTTGGGATGCTCTTTGCTCTGGTCATCGGAATAATCGCTAAGCCTGTGAAAAAAAGAAGACGAAGTACTGCTAAACCCAATTCAAATACAAACGGTGAGCAAAGAGAGACGACCCCAGTACAGAAATAATCGAAGCCTGGATCAAAAAGATTCAGGCTTTAATCTATTTATCAGGCTAATTTTTTCTGGCCTCTTCAGAGCTTTTATTTCACATTCCCTGCTCATGGCTTCGCTTTTAGTGTGATACTCCTCGAAGTAGATGATCTCAACTGGGAGTCTGGAACGAGTATATTTTGAAGCCTTTCCGGAATTGTGAAGCTTCAGTCTTTCCTCCAGGGAGGTAGTATAGCCAGTGTAAAGGCTTTTATCTGAACACTCAAGTATATATACAAAAAACATCTTATTCCTCCACGGATCCAAGCTTTTCAAGCACTTTTTTTATGACATCATAACCATAGCCCTTTCGTTGCAGGAATCCTGCGGCCTTTCGCATAGTGGAATTTTCATCACCAGTCAAGCTGTTCGAATATTTCTTCTGTACAAGTTCGACTAAATGCTCAATATCCGGTTCCAGATCTGAGAGTGTTTCTTTGATCAGATCTTCGTCTATTCCTTTTTTTCTTAGCTCTGCCTTCAATCTATAAGCGCCGAGATCGTTAAGCCTGGTCTTGTCATCAACATAAGCCCTTGCAAAGCTCTCGTCATTAAGGAACCCTGACTCCTTAAGAAGCTCGATTACATTAGATATGCTTTGCTGTTCAAATCCCTTTCTGGCAAGGTAATCCATCATCTCACTTACAGTTCTTTGTCTGTAGGATAAATATTTGTAAGCTGATGATTTGGTTCTCTGAAGCTCATCGTAGCACTGCAAACGCTGTGCAGTTTCATGATCCAGTTCCATATCCTTTTTCAGCTTAAACTCAATTATGGCCTCTGAAGGGAGTCCGAGGTAAAATTCGCCGTCTACATAAAGATTGATTCTGGAGCTGTCTTTCTGAGTTGATATTTTTGTAATCTTCATAGCTTTTACTTTCCTAATTGCTTTTATTATTTATCAATATATAGACACCAAGTACAATTAAAAGGGCAGGCCACAGCTCAACGATTTTCCTCAGTGAATGTGAGAACCAAGGGAATAGTATCCTGGCCAGCATCAATGCTCCCACCAGAACTAAAGCGATGCCAATAAGGAGTCTTCCATTATCCTTACCATTAGTCGCCTGCGTATTTGATTCAATATAACCATCATCTTCAGGAATCACTATCCCACAAATCAAATATGCGAGTCCAAAAGTACCGAAGGAAGTTATTGCTAAAATGAACCAAATTATTCTTATGATTGTCGCATCGATATTCAGGTACTCACTAAGTCCTCCGCAAACACCCATGATATATCTGTTTGACCTCGATCTCTTTAGTTTTTTCATATGACACCCCCCTAATTATCTAATATAATATCAAAATACGGTGTCCAATAAAATAGGCATCTAAAATATTTCCCTTGAATATGGCTTTATGGTAACATTAGAGGGGGGTGAAAAGATATGTTTGATTTATTATCGATTGTATTTAAGTACATCTTCGTAATTATAATCTATATGTTTATATTTGTTATAATCAGGATGATTTACCTTGACATCAGAGCTATGGAGAGTAATCCCGAAGACTCTGGGGCTTATCTCAAGCTTCTTAACAGACTCGACTCCCTCCCATACAGAGTACGGGATTCCTATTCGCTGAAAGGTACTATTAGCCTGGGAAGAAGCAGCGAAAATGACATAGTTATTAAAGATCCCTTTGTATCTAAAAGGCATCTTATGATAACCAAGGATGAGGAAGAATATTTTATAGAGGATCTGGGAAGCTCAAACGGGACCTACGTAAATAAACAGCTTCTTGTGGATGCTGCCAAGCTGGTCAACGGAGACATTATAAAAATCGGGGATTTGGAATTCATCTTCGTTAATAGAAGATAGGGGATCGAATATGAAAAATTTAATGGACGGAAGATTACCTCGAAGGCTTCTGCTCTTATTTGAGCTTATGTCTATGTCGCTTATTCTTTTATACAGAAGGGATAGTCTGGATATAAAGACAGTGGCGCTGGCCTTTGGCCTTTTGGTAGTAGTCTATGGAGCCAATTACATATTATCAAGGCTGTCTGATGGAGATTTGTACATTTTTTTAATAGTAAGTATGCTTATCTCTATTGGTATAATCATGATCTTCAGAATAAGCTCGGATTTGGGATTAAAGCAGTTAATGTGGCTTGTTATAGGGGTTGGAGCTTTTTTTGGCAGCTACTTAATGATTACAAAGATAAGCTTCTGGGAATCTCTGTTTCCCGTTTATATCGCTGCAGCTTACAGCTTCTTTGCTATGACTCTGCTTCTTGGAGACAGAAAGCACGGAGCCATAAACTGGATCAGTATTGGTGGAATAAGCTTTCAGCCTGCCGAGATGACAAAGATTATATTGGTGTTTATTTTGGCGTGTTTTTATTCCAGCAGAGATAAATTCAATAAATATAAGTATGCAGATTACTGGATGATGGGAGTAATTTATTCATTTATAGGACTGTTATTCATCCAAAGGGACCTTGGCACTGCTATGATCTTTATGGGAATATTCACCGGATTGCAGTATATCTATTCCAATGATAGAATGGCAATCAGAGCAAATCTTGGATTATTCACTATCGGCGGCATTACAGCTTATATCCTTTTCGACCACGTGAAGGTAAGAATCATGACCTGGCTTAACCCCTGGCCGTATATTGATAACAAGGGATACCAAATTACCCAATCATTATTTGCCATTGCCGAAGGGAGTTATTTTGGAACAGGCTTGGGCAGAGGCAATCCATCCTTTATCCCTCTTTCCTATAACGACTTTATATTTTCTTCAATAACTGAAGAAATGGGTGTATTCACAGGTATCGGTATAATAATGCTTTTTATGATTTTAGTTTACAGGGGGTTCAAAATAGCCTTAAAACAAGATTCAAAGTTCTACAGGATACTGGCGCTTGGGATAACTCTCATGTTTGGTTTACAATCTTTAGTAATAATTGGAGGGGTTACAAAGGTTATCCCTCTTACCGGTTTGACTCTGCCATTCGTGTCTTATGGAGGCACCTCCGTATTATCCAGCTTTATTGCGCTGGGGATACTTCAGGGTGCATCTGAAAAGCTTACCAGGGAGGAGATCAGATGAATCTGGAAAAGAAGAGGATATTGATACTACTTGCATCCTTGTGTACAGGATTTGCAATATTGATAGGCTACTTAAGCTATTTTCAAATATTCAGAGCAGAAGATGTCAGGAATAATTCATACAATAAAAGGCTTTGGATCAATGAGGATAAGATTCTCAGAGGATCTATTACTGACAGAGACGGAAATCTTCTTGCTTATTCGGAGGCATCAGATGGAACTGCAAGAAGGATTTATAAATACGACAGACTATACAGCCATGTAATAGGGTATAGCCTGAAAGAATATGGGAAGTCAGGACTTGAGAAGAGCTTTAACTCATATCTTGTGGGTGCTAATGAGAATACGGCGATCAACGAGCTTATTAATCTTATCAATCCCACGGGCGTAGGCAATAATCTGAAGCTAACTATAGACCATAGTCTTCAGGCGAAAGCCAGAGAACTGTTATCAGGTAAAAAAGGCAGCATCATCGCAATGGACCCGAAAACCGGGGAAATATTGGCGATGGTCAGTTTACCTGATTTCAACGTCAATACCCTCATACAGGAATGGAACACGGTTTCCGAGGACACCAACAGCCCGCTTTTCAATAGAGCAACACAAGGTCTGTATCCACCTGGATCTGTATTCAAGATTGTAACAGCGATCGGTGTTATGAGAGCTTCAAATCCGGATGATCTGTATAACTGCACTGGAACTGTCATCATCGATGGCAAGGAGTTCAGCGACTCTGACAAAAAGGGTCATGGCGAGCTTGGTCTCAATGAGGCGTTCGCGAAATCCTGCAACACCTACTTTGCAATAAAGGCATTGGAAATAGGGCATTCTGAGCTGCTGAAGATAGCTGAGGAGCTTGGATTCAATAAAAAACTGGATGTAGGCCTCGAATCGTCATCTTCTGTCTTTCCAACTGATTCCAAAGGAGATACAGATCTTGCAGCATCTGGGATCGGCCAGGGGAGGATACTTGCAACACCCTTGAATATGCTTGCCATTATTGCGGGAATTGCAAATGATGGTGCTATGATGGAACCATATTTGGTTTCAGAAATGACATCACCTGAGGGCAAGCTTATTAATAGTCATGAACAGGCGTTGACAATGCAAGCTGGTGACATTGATGAAATAGCCAGGCTTAAGGAGATGTTGAGAGAGGTTGTAAAGACGGGAACCGGTAGAAACGCAAGCATCAAGAATGTTGCAGTAGCAGGTAAGACAGGAACTGCTGAAAATCCGACTGGGAAAAATCACGCCTGGTTCGCGGGCTTTGCCCCATTCGATGACCCTAAGGTCGCAGTAGTGGTGATCCTTGAGGAGGAAGGATCTTCAGGCGGAAGCTCGGCAGCACCTATAGCCAGGGATATCATGATTCATGCCTTGAATAACGTCGACTTTAACAGATAAAGATCCTGCCTTGTTGACAGGATCTTTATAGGAATTTACTTTTTAAATTATTCCAATACATATCCTTGCTGAAGTTTAGCTTATAGATGCTGTTCGGCGACAGAGTGAGGTCAATAGATACTATTCCTTCATATTTGAACTCCATCCCATCATTAACAACAAGAATTGAATTCTCATATCTATATTCAGGTTTGATCATAATGATCGATCCACCGGGAATAATTGCACTATTGGGAAGACTTCGATATGCACTTGAGCTAATAGGAGCAAGAGGCGTGATCTGTAGGGATGGAAGGCTGGGGTATACTATACTTCCACCTGCTGAGAAGTTGTAGCCTGTGCTGCCGGCAGGGGTGGATACAATAAGCCCGTCTCCGCTGAATCTTTCCAGATGGTTATTGTCAATATATACCTCAAGGTGCACAATTTTAGACTTTACTCCCTTTATAACTATTTCATTTATACCTGTAAGATAGAAACACTTGCTCTTAGTGCATACCTTGGCATCTACAAGAAATATGTTTTCGGTCTTATAGTCACCCTTCAGGTATCTGTCAATGAACGAGTCTATCTCTTTAGGCGATATCTCCTGAAAAAAACCTAAGTGTCCTGTGTTTATACCAACGAATGGTATTTGAGGGAAGGCATTCCTATGGATAGCCCTTAAAAAAGCCCCGTCTCCGCCAATACATATATTCAGCTCAGCATCCTTATCATAGGCTTCCGAAGGGATCAATCCCTTATCTGCCAGCTTTACGGAAAGCAGGCGAGCTGTTTTTCTGGACTCATAGTTTTTATTGGATATGATATTTATTATTCTTCCATTAGACATTAAGCCTCACCCTTCAAAGGAATTTATTTAGCCGATATAATGATTTTAACACATCAAATGAACTATTAAAAGAAGATAAGGACTTACTAAGATGCCTGGAGAAATAAATTATATTTTAATTACTAACAAGGATGGATGTGATTCCCTAAAGCAGTTAATGGAGCAGAAGGGAATTTCAGGCAGGCTTATGCGAAGACTTATAAAGTCCAAGCAGCTCCTGGTAAATGACAATCCAGTTGAAAAGAAACTAAAACTCCATGATGGTGACAGGGTTAAGATACTGATCGACGATGAAGATTACGACGTTGAACCTCAACCTATGGAAATTGAGATACTTTACGAAGATAGGGATGTTCTTGTGCTGAATAAGCAGCCTTTCACGATCGTTCACCCTACAAAGAATATAAGCAGTATGACTCTTTCAAATGGTGTTGCATATTATTTCAAATCTGTGGGGCTTAGAAGGAAAATCCGGTTGGTAAGCAGACTGGACAGAGATACCTCCGGAGTCATTGCTTTTGCCAAAAACTCTTATGGACATCAATATCTGGCAAGACAAATGGAGAATGGTACGCTTATAAAAACCTATATTGCAGTGGTTGAAGGAGTAATTTCAGCCAATAATGGCAAGATAGATTTCAGTATAGGCCCAAGCGATAATGGAATCAGGCAAGAGGTGAGAAAGGATGGCCTCCCGTCATTAACAATTTTTGAGGTATTGGACAGGCTTGAAGGAGCATCCTTATTGAAACTCATGCTTATGACCGGCAGAACACACCAGATTCGTGTACACTTGGCAGCCATTGGCTATCCAATAATTGGAGATTCACTCTATGGATCTGAATCCAACAAGATAAAGAGGCAGGCATTGCACGCTTCAAGCATTGAATTTGAATCGCCGGAAACAGGTGAGAGGGTCCTGGTAAATGCACCACTTCCTTCGGATATAACCGATCTGCTTTATCAGGTTAAATCAATCTAATGTATGAAAATCATTGAAATCGAGACTGTAAAGTAGTATAATTGAATAAACAAGAAGATAAGTAGTTTCTGCGGTGTGCGTTATTCTCATATAATTCAACCGACATGTCTTATACGGGAGTTCGTTGTTCGGGGGTCAATGACAAGCCTTTCATGAAAGGTAGTCAGAAGCCTTTGACGGGACACCCACCTGCAATTATGCGGGTGTGAATTAGTTGAGAGGACGGCATTGCGGGAATACAAAAAAAGAATAAAAACCCTTCGGGGTTTTTATTTTTATGAGAATTACTGGATTTGAATGGGAATTTTTTTTCTCCCTCTGAAGATATATATATATTTGAAGCCAAGATCTCTTAAAGCCTTCTCAGTCTGCTTGTACTCGTATCCAATATGATGGATAGTGTGGGAGTCTGAGCCGATGGTTATTATTTCTCCCCCTAAATCCTTGTATAGCCTCAATATCTGAGGCTTAGGGTGAAAGCTTTCAAGATTATACCTTAGGCCTCCAGTGTTGACTTCGATTCCCTTTCCCTTATCTATAAGCTTCTTTAGTATAACTTCAATTTTATCCATATAGAAATCATATTTAATTGGTGCACAATCTGTAAAAAGATAGCGATCGATATAGTCTAAATGGCCAAGCACATCATAATCATCAAAGGAATCAATGCAATCAAGGACTGAATCATAGTATCTGTTTATTATTTCCCCCTGGGAGAGCTCCATTTTATTAAATTCAAGAAAGATGTCTTTGCTATCAA
This region includes:
- a CDS encoding NAD(+)/NADH kinase, with amino-acid sequence MSNGRIINIISNKNYESRKTARLLSVKLADKGLIPSEAYDKDAELNICIGGDGAFLRAIHRNAFPQIPFVGINTGHLGFFQEISPKEIDSFIDRYLKGDYKTENIFLVDAKVCTKSKCFYLTGINEIVIKGVKSKIVHLEVYIDNNHLERFSGDGLIVSTPAGSTGYNFSAGGSIVYPSLPSLQITPLAPISSSAYRSLPNSAIIPGGSIIMIKPEYRYENSILVVNDGMEFKYEGIVSIDLTLSPNSIYKLNFSKDMYWNNLKSKFL
- a CDS encoding RluA family pseudouridine synthase — translated: MEQKGISGRLMRRLIKSKQLLVNDNPVEKKLKLHDGDRVKILIDDEDYDVEPQPMEIEILYEDRDVLVLNKQPFTIVHPTKNISSMTLSNGVAYYFKSVGLRRKIRLVSRLDRDTSGVIAFAKNSYGHQYLARQMENGTLIKTYIAVVEGVISANNGKIDFSIGPSDNGIRQEVRKDGLPSLTIFEVLDRLEGASLLKLMLMTGRTHQIRVHLAAIGYPIIGDSLYGSESNKIKRQALHASSIEFESPETGERVLVNAPLPSDITDLLYQVKSI
- a CDS encoding histidinol-phosphatase HisJ family protein, which translates into the protein MYDFHVHSDFSLDSKTPMESIVKASIEKNLRAICFTDHVDFEATKEKIDLTFRPLDYFRDINRVKYTYKDKIEVLAGVEIGMQPHLADRYSKFITDHSFDFVIMSIHAIDSKDIFLEFNKMELSQGEIINRYYDSVLDCIDSFDDYDVLGHLDYIDRYLFTDCAPIKYDFYMDKIEVILKKLIDKGKGIEVNTGGLRYNLESFHPKPQILRLYKDLGGEIITIGSDSHTIHHIGYEYKQTEKALRDLGFKYIYIFRGRKKIPIQIQ